The Kordia sp. SMS9 DNA window ATATGAAATTTCGTATGGAGAAAATGTTGGCGATTCTCCAGAAGATAATTACTTTATTTATTACAATCCTGAAACGTATCAAATGGAATGGTTAGGTTATACAGTTACGTATTTCAATGGAAAACCTAGCAATAAGATAAGCTACATTCGGTACGAAGATTGGCAAAAAGTGAATGGAGTTGTATTGCCAAAAGTAATTACATGGCACAAAACTGATGAAGAAGGAAAGTTACTCGACGCCAGAAATTCTGTAAGTTTTGACAATGTAAGTTTGACAACCAAAACAATGGAAAATACAATGTACGAGCGTCCAGAAGGCGCAGTTGTTGTTCCAAAAGGATAAAAAAATCATATAGAAAAAGAAAAGTATAGCAACAAAAAATCCTCTTCAATTGAAGAGGATTTTTTATATAAATATGTTTGCTTTATTGTCCTCCAAACACACGCCATCCACCTACACTATGCGCTTGAAAAGCGTCAAAGCCGTTAAACATAATGTTGTTTAAAGTTGTACGCAATTGAAAACGCCTTGGCGTAATGTCTGATAGAATCGTATGTTCAGGTGTTAAATTACGAAATGCAGTGGATACACTATGCATATCTAACATTCCACGACGAAGTTCTTTATGTACATGTTCACCAATGGTTGCTAAATTTGGCAAGCGGTCACGGACTTGAGAATATTCAGTAGCAATGCTGTTGGACAATTCAGAGAATGATGGCAATTGAAAATTTTCAATCGCAGCATTTTCATCATTCATTTGAATATTTTCGGTTTCCTGTGCCGCCAAATGTAATGTAGCAAACACCATGATTCCTAAAGTAAATTTTCGAATTGTTCCCATAACGGTCTATTTTTTAAACAATAACAATCTTTCCTATAAAGTTACTACTTTTTGCTGTATTTTTTAGAATAGCGTTTCCACAATTTTGTTTGGTGTGTTTCCAAACTTATGTCACGTCCGTTGATAAATGCATGCGTTAAAATATTGCCACGCATGTCTAACGCATCGCCTTCACTTACAAATAGCGTTGCATCCTTACCAACTTCTAAAGTTCCTAAACGATCGTCAATGCCTAAAATTTTTGCGGTGTTAGAAGTGATTAACTGCAATGCTTTTTCCTTGTCTAACCCATGAGCTGCAACGGTTCCTGCTAAAAATGGCAAGTTACGCGTGTTCATACGTTCCATTTGTCCACTATTTTCCAATCCTACCAAAACGCCTGCATCTGTTAAAATTTTAGCCTTTTTATAAGATATGTCATAGTCTTCATCGTCCATTTGTGGCACTGAATGTGTTCTGTGCAACAATACGGGAATGTTATTTTGACGTAAAGTTGTCGCAACTTTATGTGCATGGTAACCGCCAACAATGACAATTTTGACCTTGTTTTTCTTTCCAAATTCAATAGCGTCTAAAATTCCTTTTTCGGTATTTACATGGACAAATAATGTTTGTGTTCCTTTCGTTAATCCAGCCATCGCTTCGTATGGTATGTTTTTAGGACTTCTGGAACTTTTTAGGTAACTAGTTGCATCATCAAATACATTTTGAATTTTTTGTACTTGTGTTGCATAGTCTTTGTTTGGACGCAATCCTCTTGGTTCTCCTAACCACCAACGGCCGCGAGAATAATTATTGGGCCAATTCATATGAATTCCGTCATCGACTTTGATGGCAGCATCTTCCCAATTCCAAGCGTCTAATTGTACAATAGAAGAAGTTCCAGAAACGCTTCCGCCACGCGGTGTAATTTGCGCAACTAAAATTCCGTTTGGTCTACAACTTTCCACGACTTTCGATTCTGTATTGTAGGCAATCAAACTGCGAATGTGCGGATTGAAACTCCCCGTTTCATCTTGATCACGCGTAGCTCTTACTGCATCAACTTCTACCAAACCAAGGGTAGAATTTGGCGAAATAAATCCAGGATACAGATGTTTTCCTTTCGCATCAATCACTTTTCCTTCCGTTGAAGTTGAAGCAGCAGCACCAATATTTTTAATTTTTCCATTTTCAAAAACAAGCGTCGCATTTTCAATCACTTGTCCATTTCCAATATGTGCAGTAACACCGACAATGGATATGGCTTGCGATTGAGTTGACGCAGGCGTTTGTTGTGCATAACTGAACGTTCCAAACAAAACAGTTACGCATAATACGTATGTATACATATATTTTTTCATATCAGTTCTAATTTAAAATTCAACAGTATCACAGTGAAGATGTACTTTTTCTTTCTTTTTTGGAGGTTGTGTTTTCATGCCTTTATTTTTTTCTAAAAGCATCATATTCATCAGTTCAGTACGTTCCTTTTGAATGTTTCTACGCAATAACGCATCACGATCTAAGTCAAAATATACAGCACCTTCAATCATGGTGGTTTGTGCTTTCGCGTAAATTGACATTGGGTGATCTGTCCACAAGACCAAATCAGCTTGTTTTCCAGTTTTTACACTTCCCACTTTGTCATCAATATGTAATAATTTTGCCGGATTTAGTGTGACAAACTTCCAAGCATCTTCTTCAGAAACACCACCGTATTTTACCGCTTTTGCTGCTTCTTGATTCAATCTGCGAGACATTTCACCATCATCCGAATTGTAAGCTACTACAACACCTTCATTATGCATAATAGCACCGTTATACGGAATTGCGTCGTTTACTTCGTATTTGTATGCCCACCAATCTGAGAAGGTAGAACCACCAACGCCGTGTTCTTTCATTTTGTCAGCAACTTTGTAACCTTCTAAAATATGTGTAAATGTATTGATGTTGAAACCGAATTTATCAGCGACTTTCATCAACATATTGATTTCACTTTGTACGTATGAGTGACAAGACACAAAACGTTTTTTGTTTAGAATTTCAACAATCGTTTCCATTTCAATATCGTAACGATAGTTTCCAGTTTTCTTTTTGGCTTCATATTCTCTGGCACGTTGAAAATAATCAGTAAACACTTGTTCCACACCCATACGCGTTTGTGGAAAACGTGTCGTTTGTGTATCTCCCCAATTACTCTGTTTTACATTTTCACCCAATGCAAATTTGATAAATCCGTCTGCATCTTTGAAGAGCATTTCATCTGCGGAGCGTCCCCAACGTAAACTTAAAATCGCAGAGCGACCGCCAATTGGATTCGCCGAACCGTGTAACAATTGAATCGTAGTTACACCACCAGCTAAGTTTCTATAAATATCTATATCTTCAGGATTTACGACATCTTCCATGTTAACTTCGGCAGTAGAATTGTGGCCTGCTTCGTTGATGGTAAATCCAGCTATGTGAGAGTGTTCGTCAATAATACCGGCAGTTAAGTGTTTTCCTGTAGCATCAATTACTCTAGCACCGCGCGCATTGAGATTTTTTCCAATGCGTGAAATTTTCCCATCTTTTACTAAAACGTCTGTATTTTCAAGAATTCCATCGGCTTCATTGGTCCAAACCGTAGCATTTTTAAATAAAACAGTTTCTTGCGTTGGTAAACTAGCAGAACCATACGCGCCATTTGGATAGGAGATAGGCAGCATTTTTGGTGCTTCCATCTTGGAATCTTTTTTTCCGTCTTTTTTGTCGGCTGCTTTTTTAGCTTCTTGTTGTGTAGCGTTGAATGTAGATTCGTATCCATTGGCTAGTAACGCTTTTCCTGAGAAAAAAGTTGTATTTCTCACGGGCGACGTTAAACGAATGAATTCTGTTTTGGTTGTATCTGCGGTTGTGAATTGTAATTGTAACCAATCATTTTTAAAAGAAATTTTTGAACCTAACTTCATCGAATCTTTCATGACGGTTGCTTTTAATTTTTCTGGCGAACCTGCAATGTTGACATCATAGGCATTTCCTGCCACATTGAAGGTATATTTTCCGCGGATATCTCTATGCGATTTGTCTTTGAATACATTTTGATTTCCTTGCACCCAATTTTCATAGATCACCGTTTTTTGATCAAAAATATCACCTGAAGTAATTAAAAAATTCGCTTGGCGTCCATTTTGTAGCGTTCCTACTTTGTCTTCTTGTTGTAGAATTTTCGCAGGAATCGTGGTCAATGCTTCCAAAGCTTTGGTTTTGTCCAAACCATATTTGATAGCTTTGTGCAAATTTGCTTTAAATTCTGCACCAGACTTGGTGTCGTGCATCGTAAAGCTAAACATAATTCCTTGATCTGCCAATGCTTTCGGATTGGACGGCGCTTGGTTCCAATGTTTCATCGCTTCCAATTCTACTACACTCGCTGCATACGGATCGGATACATCATACGCTTTTGGAAAGTTGATCGGAATGATAAATGAGGCATTCGTCGCTTTCATTGCATTGATGTTTTCATACTCAGTTCCGTCGCCAACTAATACATATTGAATTCCGAATTCGTCTCCGATAGCGTCCGTTTTGATGCTATTGTGTTTGTTCCCAGAATGAAATATTTGGATTAAGTTTTTATTTTTCAACAAGGCTTCCAATGCTAAATCGGTACGTTTTGCATTGCCTTTTGCATACCAATCGGCATCGTGATACATTTGACGAATCAACGCCATAGCTCCCATTAGCGAAGTTGGATAGCTTTGTTTAGAAGCATTACTTTTTTGATATGATAAATATTGTGCAGAACGATTGTCTATAATTCGTGTACTATTATCGCCTTTTGAATTTAGTGCGACCAAGATTCCGTTTCCGCGAACAATTCCGTCTTGTAAATGTGTATTTACAGTTCCGAAACCTGCTTTTAGTAAACTTGTTGCTTTCTTATTGTCGTACGTAAATTTATCTATAGGATTTGTCTCAGGACGAATATGATCGTTCCAATAATATCCTGTTCTTCCTGCATCATATTGTGGTGCATTTCTCCAGTTTCCTGATCTTTTCGGTTTTTTCAATCCAAAATCAGAAAACGGATCAATAAAGGAAGGATAGATACTTTTTCCAGCAATATCTACGACAGTAGCATTTTTAGGAATAGAAATATTGGCTCCTGTTTGAACAACTTTTCCATCTTGAATGATAAGTGTTCCATTGTCAATTACCTGTGTGGGCGTGACATAAATTTTGGCGTTGGTAAATGCTGTTATGGTGTGACTTTCTGTTTTTACGCCATCATTTTTAGGGAAATAATCCTGCGCAAAGGCAGTAAGGCTACAGAAAAGGAGTAACAGCAGCAAATACGATTTTTTCATTGCTTTACTTTAAATTTTAGGTTGATTAGTTAAAAACTTAAAGATAAGGTATGAATGTGCTTTGTACACTGTATTAAGACTTTTTTAACGTTTGTCGTTGCGTTGTCATAAATCTCAGACTTACGACAGTGCTCGACTTACGACAGCACACATGACTGTTAAAATCACAGTTTTTAAAACTAATGTCAAGCAAGTCAAAAACTTACTTGACACTAAAATGATACTACCAATCGTTACAGAATGGACCACAGATTGTAGGGCACCATTCGCAGACTGAAGTTCCCATTGTTGATTGTGGACAATACGGACAATTTGTTCTTCGCTCCGATTTCTCTACTCCACCAACAGTTGAGTGCTGAAGTTTTGAAATGGAATTTTTGTTAAGAGATAAATTTTTTAAATTCTTTTTTTTCATAAATAAAAATTTTAAGTAATTGATTTTTAAATGTATAAAATAAAGAGAGCAGCCAACTAAAGTACTAGTCGTTATTTATAAAAGACGATAGATTTAAGAAATATGTCATTGTTATAAGCCTGAGACTTATGCCAGAACTCCTTATACCAATTCTACTGTAAGATGCAACAGATAAGCTCGTTCATTCAGCATTCTATTTCCTTGCGACTATTTTCCGTAGCTACGGCTATGCAAAACATTCGCAGCGTGCTATACTGTCAAAGCAACTTCGCTTATTAAGTCGCATTTTATAGTAAAATTGGTATTATTGCTGAATTGGAATTGCACTATTTTGAATCCACTTTTGAACGAGTTCTTCGTTGGTTGTGATTTCAGCAAATACATACATATCACTTTGAAAACATGGTGAAGTTGCCGCTTTTTCAATGACTACGATGTTATCACAATAGCTAGAATGTAGAAAGTAGAGTTCTCTGTTTTTAATGAGAACATACCCAACATGATTGCTCAATCCAACAAAATACAATCCGTCACGATAGACTTGATTGATTTTTGTTTTGAGATCATTTTGAGAGATGTTTCTGTATATTTTTAAGTTGTTTTTGGCTTGAAGTGTCATGGCTTCGTTCAAACCTGCTTGTTGTGCCATTTTGTACCGATTGAGTTTAAATCCTAAATGTTTGAGCGTTGTAGAAACAAAATAGCCACACGCAATTTCGCCAGAGTTTGGAATATTTGTATGTCCATTAAAATCCCACGGCGTTCCGTACCAATGTGGAATCAGTTCGTTTAGTAATTTATCATATAAATATGCAGCCGCAGAATCGATCGTTTTTTGTTTGCCATGACGTAATTTTTTTGAAAAATAAGAACGATCTCTCGTAATGGATTGTTTGATGGCTTCGTAGTTTCCTTTTGGAGTAAAGTTGAGGTTTAACTTAGTAGAATCAATCGTTTTTGGATCAATAGCAATTGTCTTTTTGATTTCGGAAGTTGTTGTAGAAGCAACCGTTTTTGTTTCTTTTTGAGACGAATCTGCGCAAGCGAAATAAAAAATACAGAGCAACAAAGGAAAGGCTTTATTCATGCTATTGTAACGAGAAAAACGGTGTTTTCGTACGTTAGGGAACAATAGTGTGTTTTTTGTCATAATTCACTAACAACGAAACCACATAGCTGTAGCTTAAAATTCCTTTCGACTGATTGTTGGCTTTTAGAAACTGATCAAACGTGAATTTGAACATTGGTTTTAGCGGGTTTTTGTGTGAATTCCAAAAGGCACGAACCTCGTCATAATTCTTCTGAATACCAGGATTTATAGTGGCTTTTAAGCGTTCGTACTCGTCTTTGTCTCGGTTATATACTTCTCTTAAACAATGCCAAGTCATAAAATTGTAGGCACCATATTTAAAGTAAATATCATCGTTATGCAACGCAGCCATACAGCCAATAAAATTGGCTTCGTTTTCGGCAGAATACCCAATTTGATGTGCTTTTTCATGACTTGCCGTTACTGCAAATTTGTATACCGGAATTTTATAGTTGACTTGTGCTTCGTTGGTAAACGGATTGATATACCCACTAAAGCCCATAATTGTTAAAAATCCACTGTAAATAGACGTTTTTAAGCTTTCATTTGTAAATTGAAATCGCGGTTGCTTCACACTGAAATTTTCATAACCGTTCATGGTTTTTTCAAAAATTTCACTTGTTGCGTATGGAACTTCCACTTTTACGGTATCGTTTTGTGTAATTTTAAATTGTGTGGCGTTGGCTTTCGCGATCACTCTTTCGGTGAAATCTACTAATTGTTCCGTTGAATATTTTCGATCCAATTCAAGCGATTTGTATAAAGGCAAACGGTAATAATTCATACCCCACAACAAATGAAATGCAAAGTATGCCACTGTGATTGTGATGTAAATGTCAATCAAAATTCGTTTGTATTCTGTGCGAACCAAACGGTAATTTTTATAAATATAGCGAATGATTAAAATTCCTGCGATTGTATAAAAAACATCACCGATGGAGAATGGAATCCATCCAAAAACAATGCGAAAAAGTTTTGAAATATACGGATACAATCCATTGCTGTAATACGTTTCTACAAACTCGGGATAATAGCTGAGAAATTTGATAAGAAAGAATTGTATAGGAAAAGAAAGGGCAATTAAAATTTTTGTTCTCTTGGTCATAAGCAATACATTTGAACACATTCGGGAAAATGAGACGTAGCTAATGTAAAAAAACTAAATCACTATTTCGATGTTGACGTGATATTTTTGTCATATTGACAACAATTTTGCAAGGTATTTCGCAAAAAACGATCAATTTTACGAGTAAACATTTACCTTTGTAAACAATTTTTCAATCCATAAAAAAATCAAAATGAGTCAAGAAATAAGAACTTTAGAGCCAAATGCACTTTGGAACAAATTTGCCGATTTAAACGCAGTTCCACGACCTTCTAAAAAAGAAGAACGTGTGATTGCTTTTATGAAGAAATTTGGAGAAGATTTAGGCTTCGAAACTTTTGTAGATGAAGTTGGAAATGTCATCATTAAAAAACCAGCTACGGCAGGAATGGAAGACCGAAAACCTATTGTAATGCAGTCGCATTTGGACATGGTTCACCAAAAGAATTCCGATACTGAGTTTGACTTTGATACGCAAGGAATTGAAATGTTTGTAGAGGGCGATTGGGTAAAAGCAAAAGGAACTACCTTAGGCGCTGATAATGGACTTGGTGTAGCCACCATTATGGCAGTGTTGGAAAGTAATGATATTGCGCATCCTGCGATAGAAGCGCTATTTACGATTGATGAGGAAACAGGTATGACAGGCGCGATGGGACTGAAAGGCGGATTGCTAGAAGGAGAAATTCTACTAAATCTTGATACAGAAGAAGATGATGAAATCGGAATTGGTTGTGCAGGTGGAATTGATGTGACCGCAACACGTTCGTATGTGGTAGAAGAAACTCCCGAAAATGTAGTTGGATACACGATAAAAGTAAGCGGATTGCAAGGTGGACATAGTGGAATGGACATTCATAAAGGGTTTGGAAACGCCAATGTATTGATGAATCGCTTGTTGTTTGACGGATTTGAAAACTTCGGATTGCGCATTGTGGAAATTGATGGTGGAAGTCTTCGAAACGCCATTCCAAGAGAAAGTACGGCTACGGTTGTGATTGATAAAGTACAACAAGAAGCATTTGAATTTGAGATGCAAACACTCATCAATACGATTAAAAAAGAATTTGTAAGTATTGAAGAAGAGTTAGAAATAGCATTTACAATCACAGAAACACCTAATGGTGTGATGGAGTTGGGCGTGCAAGAAGGCATTACGCGTTCATTATATGCAGCGCATAATGGCGTGTATCGCATGAGTCCAGATATTGAAGATTTGGTAGAAACCTCTAACAATATTGCCCGTGTCATTGCAAAAGATGGTGAAATTAAGATTGGTTGTTTGACACGTTCTTCTGTAGAAAGCGGGAAAATGGATTTGGCAACAAAACTTAGAGCTAGTTTTGAGCTTTCAGGTTGCGAAGTGGAGTTTTCTGGTTCATATCCAGGTTGGGAACCTAATATGAATGCTTCTATTTTACCAGTAATGGTCAATTTATACAAAGAATTAAACAATGGTGCAGAACCACATGTAGCAGCTTGTCATGCAGGTTTGGAATGTGGAATTTTAGGAACGAATTATCCAGATATGGAAATGATTAGTTTTGGTCCAAACATTCGTGGCGCACATTCGCCAGACGAGCGTGCAGGTATTTCTTCTGCACAAAAATATTGGAAATACGTATTGGAAATTTTAAAAAATATTCCAAAAAAATAAGGAGCTAATACATTAATTTTATAAAATAGAGCGTAGTTAGGATTCGAAATAAGATCTTAATTGCGCTCTATTTATTTTTTATTCTATGAGTTGTACATAGAAAACAGGTCATAAGGTATACATATTACCATTCTGCAGTGTTCACGGAGCAACATCGCAACCATCTTCTTTAAAGGTATCAAAACAGCCATCTTCACATTCAGTTTTCTTACTCACACAATATGGATGATCTGTAGTGTCATTTGTTCCTCCAATAAGGTACTGTTGTGCTACAGATGAAATTTTCTGTTTTCTAAGTTGCAATGCGATTTTCTTTTTTTTCATGATATATAATTTTGTGATTTATTTTCTTCTTAAAGGTAAAAAAAGTTTATCTATGACTGTTACGGTAATCCCATCAACCAATGTAGTTTTAAACAAAAAAACTCCCGAAAAGGAGCTTTTTTTTAAATTCATTATTAGCAATAATATTTTTCTAATTTCAATTCCAGCCATCAGTTGTACATGGAATTACACGAGAACTATCTTCAATCGGACGTGGATCTTGTGGAACTGGATTGCAAGGATCTTGACTGATACAACCTTTTTGCATAGTCATCATACTGTGTGTTGTTGGTGCGCCACCATTGACAAATCTTGCTTCTAAACTAGAAATTGTTTGCTTTTTTAAACCTAAAGTTTTCATTTGTTTTTTCATGATATATATTTTTTGTTTCGTTGCAAATATCCTTCAGTGAGTAGTTTTTCAAAACAGGAAAACCAATGAAATGGCGACCGTGTTTTTCCCCGTAAAAAATCCCCAATGGTATGGGGATTTTAACTTATACCAAGTTTACATTTAAACTGGTGTTTTGGATACGAAGTTGCTTTGGCTGTATAGGATGCTGTGAATGGTTTGCATAGCCTTAGCTACGGAAAGTATTCGCAAAGAACTAAACTGCCAAGTGAGCGAGTTTATAAACATCATTTTATGTGTAAATTGGTATTACTTGCAATTTTAAAAAGTAAAAAGGTTAGCATTTGTAGGTGATTGTTAATGCGCTACAATTCAATTTTACAGATAATTTAATATCACATTCTTTTGTTGCACATTGAATTACCACAAAACTAATTGGCAACGGATTTGGCAGTGTCGTATATGCACCAGCTCCTCCTTGAATTTGTTTTTTTGAAAGTGATGAAATTTTTTGCTTTCGTAATTGTAAAGAAATTTTTTGTTTTTTCATGAGTATTATATTTAAGATTAGTATTGCTGCAAATGTAAACTAAGTCTTACTTTATTAAAACAGGAAAACGAATAAGAATGTTTGAGTGTTTTCCCTTATGAAAAAACTACTTTTCACTGTAAAGAACTTTTGATTCACAAAAAAAAGCCCTTCTGCGAAGAAGAGCTTTTGTGAGTTTATAATTGTGGTAAATTATTTTGTGGTGTCAATTTCTACAAGTTCAATTTCAAAAATTAAGTTTGAGTTCGGTGGAATTGGTCCGTATTGACGAGAACCATATCCTAAATAAGAAGGTACAAATACTTTTGCTTTTTCGCCCAATTTCATGCGTAAGAATGCTTCTTTAAAAGCAGGAACCAATGTTGCGCTTTTATTGTAGATGGATGAGAAAGGTTGGTAAGCTCCTTGACTTGCCGATGCTTCATTGTAAAGTCCATTTTCTTGTGCAACTTCCTTATACGTAGTGTAAAAAACTTTTCCATCTTCAAAAGCACCTGTACAGTTTACCTTTACATAGTTTGAAACGGTTGGTTTTTCACCAGTAGTATTTTTTTGAGTGGTAACCATTACCATTCCCGTAGGAGATTCAAATACTTCTCCTAAATTTTTATTGTCTGCTACAAATTTTGCAATAACGTCTTTTATTTTTTCTTTTTCTTTTGCGTTAAATTCAGCAGTGATACCTTCTTTAAATTCTTCATATTTATTTAAAAGCGTCGGTTCGTCTTCTGTAAATACTTTAACTGCATCAAAGGCTTTCGCTTCTTTTCCAACACGAATGATAGTTACTTCGTTCATAATCACATCTTCTAAGGGTTTTTTAGAACCTGGATTAACCGCTACATTTGAAATACTGTCTTGTATTGCAATTCCTTCCACTAATTGTCCAAAAACAGAGTGACAGCTTACACGTGGACGTTCACAAGGCTTTGGTTTTCCTGCAAAGTCTAATGGATCTAAACTTGGATATGGAACTTCTGTAATGAAAAATTGACTTCCGTTGGTAGCTACACCACCAGAATTTGCCATAGATAATACACCTGGTTTGTCGTGTTTTAAATCTTTGTCAAATTCGCTTGCAAAACGGTATCCTGGATTTCCGCTTCCTGTTCCTGTTGGATCGCCACCTTGAATCATAAATTTATCCATAACTCTGTGGAAAGAAACTCCGTTATAGTATGGTTTTCCTTGTTGATCTGCCGGAAGTTTTGGATGTGTTCCTTCTGCCAATGCAATAAAATTAGCTACGGTTACAGGCACTTTTTTGTAGAACAAGCGAGCGACCATAGTTCCTTTATTCGTTTTAATTTCGGCAAAAATACCATTCTTATCATCTTGTGCGTCGCCATTAGCAGCAACTTGATCAGTGCTGGTTGAATTTTTATCATTTTTACAGGAAGTAAATCCTAAAGTGATAATCGCAAGACAT harbors:
- a CDS encoding amidohydrolase family protein; its protein translation is MKKSYLLLLLLFCSLTAFAQDYFPKNDGVKTESHTITAFTNAKIYVTPTQVIDNGTLIIQDGKVVQTGANISIPKNATVVDIAGKSIYPSFIDPFSDFGLKKPKRSGNWRNAPQYDAGRTGYYWNDHIRPETNPIDKFTYDNKKATSLLKAGFGTVNTHLQDGIVRGNGILVALNSKGDNSTRIIDNRSAQYLSYQKSNASKQSYPTSLMGAMALIRQMYHDADWYAKGNAKRTDLALEALLKNKNLIQIFHSGNKHNSIKTDAIGDEFGIQYVLVGDGTEYENINAMKATNASFIIPINFPKAYDVSDPYAASVVELEAMKHWNQAPSNPKALADQGIMFSFTMHDTKSGAEFKANLHKAIKYGLDKTKALEALTTIPAKILQQEDKVGTLQNGRQANFLITSGDIFDQKTVIYENWVQGNQNVFKDKSHRDIRGKYTFNVAGNAYDVNIAGSPEKLKATVMKDSMKLGSKISFKNDWLQLQFTTADTTKTEFIRLTSPVRNTTFFSGKALLANGYESTFNATQQEAKKAADKKDGKKDSKMEAPKMLPISYPNGAYGSASLPTQETVLFKNATVWTNEADGILENTDVLVKDGKISRIGKNLNARGARVIDATGKHLTAGIIDEHSHIAGFTINEAGHNSTAEVNMEDVVNPEDIDIYRNLAGGVTTIQLLHGSANPIGGRSAILSLRWGRSADEMLFKDADGFIKFALGENVKQSNWGDTQTTRFPQTRMGVEQVFTDYFQRAREYEAKKKTGNYRYDIEMETIVEILNKKRFVSCHSYVQSEINMLMKVADKFGFNINTFTHILEGYKVADKMKEHGVGGSTFSDWWAYKYEVNDAIPYNGAIMHNEGVVVAYNSDDGEMSRRLNQEAAKAVKYGGVSEEDAWKFVTLNPAKLLHIDDKVGSVKTGKQADLVLWTDHPMSIYAKAQTTMIEGAVYFDLDRDALLRRNIQKERTELMNMMLLEKNKGMKTQPPKKKEKVHLHCDTVEF
- a CDS encoding aminoacyl-histidine dipeptidase gives rise to the protein MSQEIRTLEPNALWNKFADLNAVPRPSKKEERVIAFMKKFGEDLGFETFVDEVGNVIIKKPATAGMEDRKPIVMQSHLDMVHQKNSDTEFDFDTQGIEMFVEGDWVKAKGTTLGADNGLGVATIMAVLESNDIAHPAIEALFTIDEETGMTGAMGLKGGLLEGEILLNLDTEEDDEIGIGCAGGIDVTATRSYVVEETPENVVGYTIKVSGLQGGHSGMDIHKGFGNANVLMNRLLFDGFENFGLRIVEIDGGSLRNAIPRESTATVVIDKVQQEAFEFEMQTLINTIKKEFVSIEEELEIAFTITETPNGVMELGVQEGITRSLYAAHNGVYRMSPDIEDLVETSNNIARVIAKDGEIKIGCLTRSSVESGKMDLATKLRASFELSGCEVEFSGSYPGWEPNMNASILPVMVNLYKELNNGAEPHVAACHAGLECGILGTNYPDMEMISFGPNIRGAHSPDERAGISSAQKYWKYVLEILKNIPKK
- a CDS encoding class I lanthipeptide — its product is MKKKNLKNLSLNKNSISKLQHSTVGGVEKSERRTNCPYCPQSTMGTSVCEWCPTICGPFCNDW
- a CDS encoding peptidylprolyl isomerase yields the protein MRVFTTTITLCLAIITLGFTSCKNDKNSTSTDQVAANGDAQDDKNGIFAEIKTNKGTMVARLFYKKVPVTVANFIALAEGTHPKLPADQQGKPYYNGVSFHRVMDKFMIQGGDPTGTGSGNPGYRFASEFDKDLKHDKPGVLSMANSGGVATNGSQFFITEVPYPSLDPLDFAGKPKPCERPRVSCHSVFGQLVEGIAIQDSISNVAVNPGSKKPLEDVIMNEVTIIRVGKEAKAFDAVKVFTEDEPTLLNKYEEFKEGITAEFNAKEKEKIKDVIAKFVADNKNLGEVFESPTGMVMVTTQKNTTGEKPTVSNYVKVNCTGAFEDGKVFYTTYKEVAQENGLYNEASASQGAYQPFSSIYNKSATLVPAFKEAFLRMKLGEKAKVFVPSYLGYGSRQYGPIPPNSNLIFEIELVEIDTTK
- a CDS encoding DUF3810 domain-containing protein → MTKRTKILIALSFPIQFFLIKFLSYYPEFVETYYSNGLYPYISKLFRIVFGWIPFSIGDVFYTIAGILIIRYIYKNYRLVRTEYKRILIDIYITITVAYFAFHLLWGMNYYRLPLYKSLELDRKYSTEQLVDFTERVIAKANATQFKITQNDTVKVEVPYATSEIFEKTMNGYENFSVKQPRFQFTNESLKTSIYSGFLTIMGFSGYINPFTNEAQVNYKIPVYKFAVTASHEKAHQIGYSAENEANFIGCMAALHNDDIYFKYGAYNFMTWHCLREVYNRDKDEYERLKATINPGIQKNYDEVRAFWNSHKNPLKPMFKFTFDQFLKANNQSKGILSYSYVVSLLVNYDKKHTIVP
- a CDS encoding amidohydrolase family protein, translated to MKKYMYTYVLCVTVLFGTFSYAQQTPASTQSQAISIVGVTAHIGNGQVIENATLVFENGKIKNIGAAASTSTEGKVIDAKGKHLYPGFISPNSTLGLVEVDAVRATRDQDETGSFNPHIRSLIAYNTESKVVESCRPNGILVAQITPRGGSVSGTSSIVQLDAWNWEDAAIKVDDGIHMNWPNNYSRGRWWLGEPRGLRPNKDYATQVQKIQNVFDDATSYLKSSRSPKNIPYEAMAGLTKGTQTLFVHVNTEKGILDAIEFGKKNKVKIVIVGGYHAHKVATTLRQNNIPVLLHRTHSVPQMDDEDYDISYKKAKILTDAGVLVGLENSGQMERMNTRNLPFLAGTVAAHGLDKEKALQLITSNTAKILGIDDRLGTLEVGKDATLFVSEGDALDMRGNILTHAFINGRDISLETHQTKLWKRYSKKYSKK